The genome window ATCCAGCGTGATGGCCTGATCAGCGCGGCTTCCATCCGGATGAAGTTTCATGCCTGCCGGTTTGTGCATAACCAAACAGAAATCATCCTCAAACAAGACCTCCGCCTCAGCCCAGCGTGGTTCGACATCGATTGGCTGAGACGCAAAAAGGGCCAGCCGAAGCCGGTCCCCTGCGAGTTGTATTCCTCGGTTTGCTTTAAGCTGACGTAGCAGTTTCTCCGGAAACTGAAGTTCAGACAATAGCCATTGCTCTGCAGCCATCTGTTTGTCCGAGCTGCCGGTTACGGTTTTTCCTGGCATCAGCTCAAGCCATTCCCCACGGCGTTTCCAACTTTTGATCGTCATAGCGATTGAAGAGCTTTACGATTCGCCTCGATCGTATCGTCAATATCCTGCTCCGTGTGCACACCAGAGACAAACATGCCTTCGTATTGCGAAGGCGCAACACTCACACCTTGATCAATCATGGCCGCAAAATAACGACGGAATTGATCCAGATTGCTTTCTTTGGCAATATCATAATTGGTTACCGGAACGGCACTGAAGAATGGACAAACCATGGAACCCACCCGGTTAATGGTTATCGCGACACCCGCCTCAGATGCATTTTTCTCGAATCCGGCTTGCAGACGTGCAGACAGTGTCTCCAGACGGTCATAGACCTCTGGTGTTAACAATTTGAGCGTGGTATATCCTGCGGCCATAGCCAGCGGATTCCCGCTTAGTGTACCTGCTTGATAGATCGGTCCCGTAGGAGCAATCTGTTCCATCAGATCCCGGCGACCACCATAAGCACCAACCGGGAGTCCGCCACCGATAACTTTCCCCAGACAAGTCAGGTCGGGTGTAACCCCATATCGTCCCTGGGCACAGTTCAACCCTACGCGGAAACCGGTCATGACTTCGTCAAAAATAAGCAGGCTGCCATATTGCGTCGTCAAACTGCGCAAGCCTTCCAGGAAGCCGGAAGCCGGAGGTACAACCCCCATGTTACCCGCCACAGGTTCCACAATAACAGCGGCAAGTTCTTCACCATAACGTTCAAAAGCAAGTGTCACAGACTCCAGATCGTTATAAGGTACCGTAATGGTATTCACAGCTACGCCTTCAGGCACACCTGGACTATCTGGCAGCCCCAGCGTTGCAACACCTGAGCCAGCCTTGATCAACAAGCTGTCCGCATGTCCATGATATGATCCTTCAAACTTCAGAATTTTACTGCGTCCGGTTACCCCACGTGCCAGTCGAATGGCACTCATGGTTGCTTCCGTACCGGAATTAACCATCCGCACAATATCGATGGAAGGTACACGCTCACAGACCAGTTTCGCCATCTCGGTCTCCAGCAAGGTAGGTGCACCAAAGCTTGTTCCTTTAAGGGCTGTCTCACGCAAAGCTTCTACAACGTCAGGGTGTGCATGTCCCATGATGAGTGGACCCCACGATCCTACATAGTCAATAAAAACATTGCCATCAATATCGTAGATTTTGGACCCTTCGCCGCGCTCCGCATAGATTGGCGTAAGTCCCACCGATTTGAATGCGCGTACAGGGCTGTTCACCCCCCCGGGTATGTACTGCTTCGCTTCCTCAAACGCGCTACGTGAGCGCTCATCATTACGACGATTACCTTGTTGTACAGTCATGTGTATCCTCCCCAATGTCGATTATTTTATTTCTCAGCCAACCAGCGAGAAGCGTCTTTTCCGTAGTAGGTAATGATCATATCTGCACCCGCGCGTTTCATACTGAGCAGGATTTCCATGGCTACTTTTTTCTCATCGATCCAGCCTTGAATCGCCGCCGCCTTAACCATGGCATACTCGCCACTTACATTATAGGCAACAAGCGGAAGATCAAATTGATCCTTGATGGTGCGCATAACATCCAGATAGGAAAGGGATGGTTTTACCATCAACATGTCCGCTCCTTCCAGCACATCCGTTTCGGCTTCACGCAGAGCTTCTCGTGCGTTGGCCGGGTCCATCTGATACGACTTGCGGTCCCCGAATTGTGGCGTTGAATCTGCTGCCTCGCGGAATGGGCCATAGAATGCAGAAGCATATTTTACAGAGTAGGACATGATCGGAATGTGACTGAATCCATTCTCATCCAGCCCGGCACGGATCGCTTGTACAAATCCATCCATCATGTTGGATGGTGCAATAATGTCCGCTCCTGCTTTGGCTTGGGACACTGCCGTTTGCACGAGCAGATCAAGTGATTCGTCATTTAACACATCTCCGCAGATGTGACCGTCAATCTCCACGGTGTGTACCATACCGCAGTGACCGTGATCTGTGAATTCACACAGACAAGTATCTGCAACAACCAGCAGCTCTGGGTACCACGATTTGATCAATCTCGTCGCTTCCTGCACAATGCCATCTTCAGCGAAGCCAGATGAACCCACACTGTCCTTCGTCTCAGGAATACCGAACAATAACACGGCTGGAATTCCCAACTCGGCAATTTCTGTTACTTCTTCCTGAAGACGATCCAGCGAGAAACGGAATACCCCAGGCATGGATTTGATTTCGGATTTAACATTTTCTCCATACGTTACATAGATCGGTTGAATAAAATCATCCACGGTTAGATGGGTCTCTCTGACCATATTGCGAATACCTGTGGATTGGCGTAAACGGCGATGCCGTACAATTGGAAAACTCATACGTGTAAACCTCCCTGAAAGTGTAATAGAGCAAAAAGGGAAGCGCGCTGGTATCCTATCGAATTCAGCACGCTTCGTATGTCAACATATTACTTGTGTATTAATTCCGAAGAACGCCTTCCTTGGCGCTTGTCCGTTTCCAGTCACATAGAACTGTGATCAAGCTATCCATCGTCGCTTCCTCTGCCATGAGCGTAACACGCAGTCCAGCGGCCTCTGCAGTCTTCGCTGTAACCGGTCCGATACATGCAACCTCCACATCTTTTAACAAAGGCAGCGGATCTTGCAATCCCATCCGTTTCAACATACTCATGAAGTTGGTAACCGTCGATGAACTTGTGAAGGTCACCGCATGTATACCGCCTTCTTCAAGCAGCTTGAGCAGTTCATCATCATCTTCACCAGCGAGGATCGTATCATAGATGATGGCTTCGGTGACTTGAAGTCCTCGTTCTCGCAGCTGGTCACGTAACCACGTACGAGCCAGATCACCGTGCGGAAGCAGGACTTTCTGGCCTTCCTTCAGTTCACTTTCAAAAGTCTCAAGCATGCCTTCGGCCTGGAAAGGACCTTTGACAACCTCTGCAACGATGCCATGTTTGCGCAAAGCGTCTGCTGTGGATGGTCCTACGGCAGCAATTCTTGCCTGATGAATGGAGCGAATATCCTTGCCTTCCTGTTCCAGATGGCGGAAGAAGAACTCCACGCCGTTCACACTTGTGAAAAATACCCAGTCATAGGTATTTAAAGCACTGAACGCGTCTTTGACACTTTGCTGCGCAGATTCACTGGAAGGCATGACCGTCTCAATGACCGGAAACTCATACGGTTCGCCGCCGAGTTCCTCAATGCGATTCACGAGTTCACTCGCCTGACTGCGAGCACGGGTCACCAGAATTCGTTTGCCAAACAGCGGCAGCGCCTCTGCCCATTTCAACTGTTCCCGTTGATTCACGACATCCCCTACCACAATAACAGCAGGCGGTTGGAAATTGGCTGCGATCACTTTCGCTTCTATATCTTCAAGGGTACCTGTAATGGTATCCTGTTCCGCTCGTGTTCCCCAACGAATCAGTGCTACTGGTGTTTGTGCTGGACGACCATGACGAATCAACTGTTCGCTGATATAGCCAATTTTGGCAACACCCATCATAAATACAAGTGTACCCGTCGCATTCGTCACTTTATCCCAATGGATGCTGCGATCGAGCTTGTCCGGACTTTCATGCCCCGTAATGATGGAGATAGAGGACGCATAGTCACGGTGTGTCACGGGAATTCCGGCATACGCTGGCACACTTATCGCAGCTGTTACCCCAGGCACAATCTCAAATGGAATGCCGTTTTTGTGCAGCAAATCCGCCTCCTCGCCCACGCGTCCAAAGATCGTCGGATCGCCACCTTTAAGCCGTACCACAACCTTGCCTTCCAGAGCCAGATCAACCAACAGTTGATTGATCTCTTCCTGTTTCATCGTATGCCGATCCGGGCGCTTGCCCACGTAAATCTTGACCGCGCCAGGTTTCATTTGTTTCAACAATCTCGGACTTGCCAAACGATCATAGACTACAGCATCGGCTTTACCGATGGATTCCCACCCTTTTACCGTAATTAGCTTTGCATCCCCAGGACCTGCTCCTACCAAAAAGACCTTCCCCACCATGTCTTCATCCCCTAACTTCTGCCAGTATCTGCTCTGCTCCCCGTTCGATCAATCTCCAAGCCACTTCTTCTCCCAGACGAACCGGGTCTTTGCCAGTCAGAGCTTCCTTAAGAATCAGTCCACCATCCGGTGTACCGACCATACCTGTTAATTGTAACGTGTTTTTGCCATTCAGGGAATCTGCATCTTGCTGAGGCAGCCACACCGCATGAGCACCAATCGGGACCTGACAGCCCCCATTCAATACACTGAGAAAACGGCGTTCCGCCTGTACAGGAAATGCTGTCTCGGGATCATTATACAGCTGCAACAAGTGCAACAATTCCTCATCGTCTTCACGGCATTCGATACCAAGCGCCCCCTGGCCCACAGCCGGAAGGCAAGCTGTTTCGGTCAAGTACTCGGTAATCCGGTCTTCCCAGCCCATTCGGTACAACCCAGCAGCAGCCAGAATAATCGCATCAAGGCCTTCAGTCTCCAGCTTCCGCAGACGGGAATCGATATTGCCGCGAAGCGATTCCAATTGCAAATCTGGACGATAGGCTTTTAATTGACTGGATCGGCGCAGACTGCTTGTCCCAACTCTTGCGCCTTCTGGCAATTGATCCAGCGTAAGTCCACCATTGGAAATCAGCGCATCCCGTGGATCTGCACGACGGGGAACAGCGCCATTAATTAATCCTTCGGGTAACTCGGAGGGCATATCCTTCATGCTATGCACAGCCATATCAATGGTACGATCAAGCATCGCCTGTTCAATTTCTTTGACAAACAATCCTTTGCCTCCCACTTTTGACAGCGTTACATCCAGAATGAGATCTCCCTTTGTAACAATCTTATGTACTTCAAAGTCAAAAGCTAATCCTTCCCGCTCACAAATGTCGCGTAAATCCTGAATGACATGACCTGTCTGGGTTAGCGCAAGCGCGCTCTGTCTACTTCCAACTTTAATTGTACGCATATCTATACTTCCTCCTGATTACGGGATATCCAGTCCCCGATTTCTTCTTCGGTCCACCACCGGAAATGGCCTGTACGAATATCTTCTAGTATGTTCATCTCAGTTAACTGCCGAAGCAACGTACTTCTAAGACTAGCAGAAGATACGCGTGCCTTCACCTCGGTCCTCATCTGGTGCAAAAACTCAAGATACGTCTCATACTCATCACCGAACTGTCGTTCGAGTGTGGCTCGTATCTCAGCAGCTGCTGCCGGCCCCGCCCCTGCTGTGGATATCGCTATGCTTAATCTTCCACGTCTGACTACGCTTGGCGTAATAAAGCTGCTGTGCTCCGAAGACATCGCGTCATTCACCAATATGCCCGCATTCCCAGCATCCCGAACCACAGTTGAATTGACCTCTGATCGGTCAGTCGCTGCATATACGAGAAAGGCCCCCCGCAAATCTCCATTGCGGTAGGACCGGTCTATCCATTGAATTCGGGATTCATGATGCAGTTGTTTTAATAAGGGAGTAAGCTCCGGACTAATGACCGTAATCTGAGCCTCGGCATGCAGCAATCCCTTAATTTTACGTTCGGCAACACGTCCACCACCAACTACACAGCACTTCTTGCCTGAAGTATTCACAAATATTGGCGTGTAACGCTCCATTTCCCTCACTCTCCCGTCCAACGATGAAACGCTGAATACGCATTGGATAAAAAGCTCACAATGACCAATCCGTATCCAATCAGTGTCCATCTTGCCATGATGATCGTAGAGAACTGTTTTCTTCTCTTGAATACGAAGTAACCTACGTAGATGGCTATAGCAAGACCTGTAGCAATTACTTTGAGGTCCAGTAGCAAGATCCATCGTCTTTCCGCCACAATGGATAATACGGCAAGCATTACAGAAACACCAAGGAGCGGCGTTCCTATCAATGTAGCACCATCCATGTACTTACCGATCACTTCCAGGCTTGGCAGCCGGCGCATCGTATCATTCCACTTTTTTTTCTTCAACTTATGGTGCAAGAAAAGATATAACAAGGCAAATACCGTA of Paenibacillus sp. FSL R5-0517 contains these proteins:
- the hemC gene encoding hydroxymethylbilane synthase, producing MRTIKVGSRQSALALTQTGHVIQDLRDICEREGLAFDFEVHKIVTKGDLILDVTLSKVGGKGLFVKEIEQAMLDRTIDMAVHSMKDMPSELPEGLINGAVPRRADPRDALISNGGLTLDQLPEGARVGTSSLRRSSQLKAYRPDLQLESLRGNIDSRLRKLETEGLDAIILAAAGLYRMGWEDRITEYLTETACLPAVGQGALGIECREDDEELLHLLQLYNDPETAFPVQAERRFLSVLNGGCQVPIGAHAVWLPQQDADSLNGKNTLQLTGMVGTPDGGLILKEALTGKDPVRLGEEVAWRLIERGAEQILAEVRG
- a CDS encoding bifunctional precorrin-2 dehydrogenase/sirohydrochlorin ferrochelatase: MERYTPIFVNTSGKKCCVVGGGRVAERKIKGLLHAEAQITVISPELTPLLKQLHHESRIQWIDRSYRNGDLRGAFLVYAATDRSEVNSTVVRDAGNAGILVNDAMSSEHSSFITPSVVRRGRLSIAISTAGAGPAAAAEIRATLERQFGDEYETYLEFLHQMRTEVKARVSSASLRSTLLRQLTEMNILEDIRTGHFRWWTEEEIGDWISRNQEEV
- the cobA gene encoding uroporphyrinogen-III C-methyltransferase, which encodes MVGKVFLVGAGPGDAKLITVKGWESIGKADAVVYDRLASPRLLKQMKPGAVKIYVGKRPDRHTMKQEEINQLLVDLALEGKVVVRLKGGDPTIFGRVGEEADLLHKNGIPFEIVPGVTAAISVPAYAGIPVTHRDYASSISIITGHESPDKLDRSIHWDKVTNATGTLVFMMGVAKIGYISEQLIRHGRPAQTPVALIRWGTRAEQDTITGTLEDIEAKVIAANFQPPAVIVVGDVVNQREQLKWAEALPLFGKRILVTRARSQASELVNRIEELGGEPYEFPVIETVMPSSESAQQSVKDAFSALNTYDWVFFTSVNGVEFFFRHLEQEGKDIRSIHQARIAAVGPSTADALRKHGIVAEVVKGPFQAEGMLETFESELKEGQKVLLPHGDLARTWLRDQLRERGLQVTEAIIYDTILAGEDDDELLKLLEEGGIHAVTFTSSSTVTNFMSMLKRMGLQDPLPLLKDVEVACIGPVTAKTAEAAGLRVTLMAEEATMDSLITVLCDWKRTSAKEGVLRN
- the hemB gene encoding porphobilinogen synthase, translating into MSFPIVRHRRLRQSTGIRNMVRETHLTVDDFIQPIYVTYGENVKSEIKSMPGVFRFSLDRLQEEVTEIAELGIPAVLLFGIPETKDSVGSSGFAEDGIVQEATRLIKSWYPELLVVADTCLCEFTDHGHCGMVHTVEIDGHICGDVLNDESLDLLVQTAVSQAKAGADIIAPSNMMDGFVQAIRAGLDENGFSHIPIMSYSVKYASAFYGPFREAADSTPQFGDRKSYQMDPANAREALREAETDVLEGADMLMVKPSLSYLDVMRTIKDQFDLPLVAYNVSGEYAMVKAAAIQGWIDEKKVAMEILLSMKRAGADMIITYYGKDASRWLAEK
- the hemL gene encoding glutamate-1-semialdehyde 2,1-aminomutase — protein: MTVQQGNRRNDERSRSAFEEAKQYIPGGVNSPVRAFKSVGLTPIYAERGEGSKIYDIDGNVFIDYVGSWGPLIMGHAHPDVVEALRETALKGTSFGAPTLLETEMAKLVCERVPSIDIVRMVNSGTEATMSAIRLARGVTGRSKILKFEGSYHGHADSLLIKAGSGVATLGLPDSPGVPEGVAVNTITVPYNDLESVTLAFERYGEELAAVIVEPVAGNMGVVPPASGFLEGLRSLTTQYGSLLIFDEVMTGFRVGLNCAQGRYGVTPDLTCLGKVIGGGLPVGAYGGRRDLMEQIAPTGPIYQAGTLSGNPLAMAAGYTTLKLLTPEVYDRLETLSARLQAGFEKNASEAGVAITINRVGSMVCPFFSAVPVTNYDIAKESNLDQFRRYFAAMIDQGVSVAPSQYEGMFVSGVHTEQDIDDTIEANRKALQSL